One window from the genome of Paraneptunicella aestuarii encodes:
- the pyrC gene encoding dihydroorotase, with the protein MTELTIIQPDDWHVHLRDNDMLPETVPATARCFRRAIVMPNLVPPVTNAEMALQYRSRIEAAAPAGSDFEPLLTLYLTNKTLPEDIITAKRAGILAAKLYPAGATTNSDAGVASLSALYPVFETMAEQGMLLLVHGEVTESHVDIFDREQRFIDEHLRAIVETIPSLKVVMEHITTKDAVEFVSGASDNVAATITPQHLMLNRNDLLVGGIRPHNYCLPVLKRSTHQEALQEAVCSGSSKFFLGTDSAPHEQRNKENACGCAGCYSAWSAIELYAQIFEDLGILNKLEAFASFYGPDFYGLPRNTKTITLVQETWQIPESIQLPNGQPIVPFHAGQTLRWKLVQ; encoded by the coding sequence ATGACAGAGCTTACCATTATCCAACCCGACGATTGGCATGTTCATCTTAGAGATAACGACATGCTTCCCGAAACAGTGCCAGCAACGGCTAGATGCTTCAGAAGAGCCATTGTAATGCCAAACCTGGTTCCTCCTGTCACCAATGCTGAAATGGCTCTGCAGTATCGCTCAAGAATTGAAGCGGCTGCTCCAGCCGGAAGTGATTTTGAACCTCTATTAACGCTTTATCTTACAAATAAAACGCTCCCCGAAGATATTATTACGGCTAAACGGGCAGGCATTCTCGCTGCCAAGCTTTATCCTGCCGGTGCAACGACCAACTCCGATGCGGGTGTAGCTTCTTTATCAGCTCTCTACCCTGTTTTCGAAACGATGGCGGAACAGGGGATGTTGTTACTGGTTCATGGCGAAGTGACTGAATCTCACGTGGATATTTTTGATAGAGAGCAGCGCTTTATCGATGAACACCTGCGTGCTATCGTCGAAACCATCCCCAGCCTCAAAGTGGTGATGGAACATATCACGACTAAAGACGCCGTCGAATTTGTAAGTGGTGCAAGCGACAATGTTGCAGCCACGATCACTCCTCAACATTTAATGCTTAACAGGAACGACCTGTTAGTTGGCGGCATTCGACCACACAATTATTGTTTACCTGTTTTAAAGCGCAGCACCCATCAAGAAGCGCTACAAGAAGCCGTCTGCAGTGGTTCATCCAAGTTCTTCCTAGGCACAGATTCTGCACCTCATGAGCAAAGAAATAAAGAAAACGCCTGCGGTTGTGCCGGGTGTTACAGTGCCTGGAGTGCCATTGAACTCTACGCTCAAATTTTTGAAGACTTGGGAATACTGAATAAACTGGAAGCCTTTGCCAGCTTCTACGGTCCTGACTTTTACGGTCTTCCAAGAAATACCAAGACTATAACGTTAGTTCAGGAAACCTGGCAGATTCCAGAGAGTATTCAGTTACCGAATGGGCAGCCTATTGTGCCGTTTCATGCAGGACAAACATTACGTTGGAAGCTGGTGCAGTAA
- a CDS encoding uracil-DNA glycosylase family protein, translated as MFERLKEVEHYSRYPCMKPWIGEHYHSGAHKRLLIIGESHFLPETATIHLDPDAWYSGSQSSLTDDERKWISTFGIIECNIDKNFPRKSFSIYRNLGKAINACSLQYSRPSQIFNHFAYYNFFQRPAENTGGSIKVKPLDREVSISVFESLLELLQPELIIFTSRLAGNVGKVIAERAGIPVLITPHPGCAWWGRYSKKYGGRARDLVPKFLNENAWGDFHDVNIKSDYAPLDNV; from the coding sequence ATGTTTGAAAGATTAAAAGAAGTCGAACACTATTCACGCTATCCTTGCATGAAGCCATGGATTGGTGAGCATTACCATTCGGGGGCTCATAAGCGATTACTGATTATTGGCGAAAGCCACTTTCTACCAGAAACGGCGACTATACATTTAGATCCTGATGCCTGGTATTCAGGCTCACAGTCGAGCCTCACTGATGATGAGAGAAAATGGATTTCAACGTTTGGGATTATTGAGTGCAATATTGATAAAAACTTTCCTCGAAAGTCGTTTTCCATTTATCGAAATTTAGGCAAGGCAATAAACGCATGTTCTTTGCAATATTCACGGCCTTCACAGATTTTTAATCATTTTGCCTATTACAATTTCTTCCAAAGGCCAGCGGAGAACACTGGGGGTAGCATAAAAGTTAAACCTTTGGATAGAGAGGTATCTATCTCGGTTTTTGAGTCTTTGTTGGAATTATTGCAGCCAGAATTGATTATTTTTACATCTCGATTGGCTGGAAATGTTGGCAAAGTTATCGCTGAAAGAGCCGGTATTCCGGTATTGATTACACCTCATCCTGGATGTGCCTGGTGGGGGAGATATTCAAAAAAGTATGGTGGGAGAGCGCGCGATCTGGTTCCCAAATTCCTCAATGAGAATGCATGGGGTGATTTTCATGATGTGAATATCAAGTCAGATTACGCGCCCTTGGATAATGTTTAA
- the rplK gene encoding 50S ribosomal protein L11, with amino-acid sequence MAKKIVGLIKLQVAAGAANPSPPVGPALGQHGVNIMEFCKAFNARTESLEKGMPIPVQISVYEDRSFTFETRTPPASFLLKKAAGIKSGSGRPNTDKVGTVTRAQLEEIVTTKKPDLTAADMEAGVRTIAGTARSMGLKVEG; translated from the coding sequence ATGGCTAAGAAAATTGTTGGCTTGATTAAGTTGCAGGTTGCCGCTGGCGCTGCAAACCCAAGTCCACCAGTTGGTCCTGCTTTGGGTCAGCATGGTGTGAACATCATGGAATTCTGTAAAGCATTTAACGCTAGAACAGAAAGCCTGGAAAAAGGGATGCCTATCCCTGTACAGATCTCTGTTTATGAAGATCGCTCTTTCACTTTTGAAACTAGAACTCCACCAGCATCTTTCTTGTTGAAAAAAGCTGCTGGCATTAAGAGTGGTTCTGGTCGTCCTAATACTGACAAAGTGGGTACAGTTACCCGTGCTCAGTTGGAAGAGATTGTTACTACGAAAAAACCTGACCTGACAGCTGCCGATATGGAAGCTGGTGTTCGTACTATTGCTGGTACTGCACGTAGTATGGGTCTAAAGGTGGAGGGCTAA
- a CDS encoding Na/Pi symporter, which translates to MNQPDTKFASADLTERSNKWNWALLALLVYGILLAVTVIGSGFKLATGEHAKSLFEFAANPILGLIIGMVSTALIQSSSTVSSIVVAMVAGGLPIEIAVPMIMGANIGTSITSTIVSLGHVADKEEFQRAFNAATIHDFFNVICVFIFLPLEIAFGFLEKLSGAMVELFSSSSGMVIGGFNPIKVITQPFSTVLTDWLSFMSPVYAGVTMAIIGVALIIISITFMGKTMKSLMVGKAKDILHSSIGKGPLRGIASGTVVTVLVQSSSTTTSLVVPLVGNGVLTARDIYPFTLGANIGTCITALLAAIAVTGPNAGFALQIAFVHLMYNVLGVVVIYGVKFLRNIPLNLSYQLSVNVAEQKLYGLAYILTLFFILPLSIITVAG; encoded by the coding sequence ATGAATCAGCCTGATACGAAATTCGCAAGTGCGGATTTAACGGAACGCAGCAACAAATGGAATTGGGCACTATTGGCACTGTTGGTCTACGGTATTTTACTTGCTGTTACAGTGATCGGTTCCGGTTTTAAACTTGCTACCGGTGAACATGCCAAGTCGTTATTTGAATTTGCGGCTAACCCCATTCTTGGATTGATTATTGGGATGGTTTCCACCGCTCTGATCCAATCCTCCAGTACAGTCTCCTCAATTGTTGTCGCGATGGTCGCCGGTGGTTTGCCGATAGAAATTGCTGTTCCCATGATTATGGGCGCGAATATTGGCACCAGCATTACAAGCACTATTGTTAGCCTTGGGCATGTTGCCGACAAAGAAGAGTTTCAGCGTGCTTTTAACGCCGCAACCATTCACGACTTTTTCAACGTTATCTGCGTTTTCATCTTTTTGCCTCTAGAAATTGCATTCGGCTTTTTGGAAAAATTAAGCGGTGCCATGGTGGAGCTTTTTTCTTCTAGCTCAGGTATGGTGATTGGTGGCTTTAACCCGATAAAAGTGATTACTCAACCCTTTAGTACAGTGCTAACCGACTGGTTGTCTTTTATGTCTCCAGTATATGCCGGTGTAACAATGGCTATTATTGGTGTTGCCCTGATTATTATATCAATTACCTTTATGGGTAAGACGATGAAGTCTTTAATGGTCGGGAAAGCTAAAGATATCCTGCATAGCAGCATTGGCAAGGGGCCGTTACGTGGTATAGCTTCTGGTACTGTAGTGACTGTTTTGGTTCAGTCGTCTTCTACTACCACTTCATTGGTGGTTCCTTTGGTTGGAAATGGCGTGTTAACTGCGCGAGACATTTATCCATTTACACTGGGGGCGAATATCGGCACATGTATTACCGCGTTGTTAGCGGCGATTGCCGTTACAGGCCCGAATGCGGGGTTTGCTTTGCAGATCGCTTTTGTACATTTAATGTATAACGTATTGGGTGTCGTTGTGATTTATGGAGTGAAGTTCTTGAGAAACATTCCATTGAACCTGTCATATCAGCTGTCTGTGAATGTGGCTGAGCAGAAGTTATACGGGTTGGCTTACATCCTGACTCTGTTTTTTATCCTTCCTCTTTCCATTATTACGGTTGCTGGGTAA
- a CDS encoding DUF962 domain-containing protein produces the protein MSQNYKSFAEFYPFYLSEHSDKTCRRLHFIGSCFVLAVLAWVFTTQQWTGLIALPFIGYGFAWIGHFFFEKNKPATFTYPLYSFWGDWVMFKDILTGKIKF, from the coding sequence ATGTCTCAGAACTATAAAAGTTTTGCTGAGTTTTACCCTTTCTATTTATCTGAGCATTCAGATAAAACTTGTCGCCGTTTACATTTTATTGGTTCGTGCTTTGTTTTGGCTGTGTTGGCTTGGGTCTTCACTACTCAACAATGGACGGGACTTATTGCCTTGCCCTTTATTGGCTATGGTTTTGCCTGGATTGGACACTTCTTTTTCGAGAAAAATAAACCGGCTACCTTCACCTATCCGCTATACAGTTTCTGGGGCGATTGGGTGATGTTTAAGGATATTTTGACAGGGAAGATTAAATTTTAA
- a CDS encoding 5-(carboxyamino)imidazole ribonucleotide synthase, whose protein sequence is MNVLIYGSGQLARMMYLAGCPLGIYINAVDVVKEQVVDPVTKEPRSMTLEQAIEDADAITVEFEHIPEHLLEKAAQTGKLRPGIDAILAGADRVREKRLLDKLGVPNCPHLIIDDVQQLPNAVTQLGDKIILKASRDGYDGYGQWRIQSASDLQKVTEELAQLDLKSVPLIAEKMMQFQRELSLVGTRSENGNFEFYPLVENRHHQGQLHLTIAPAQNITDSLTEQARDAFCKIANKLGYIGVLAVEFFQVDGQLLVNEIAPRVHNSGHWSMQGADTCQFENHLRAVCNLPIGDVSTHAYSAMVNIIGAGSFSRDMLAIPGCHLHWYGKEARAKRKLGHFNLNAPSYQVLGQRLESLSRHLPEEAFPLLKPAIKELSI, encoded by the coding sequence ATGAATGTGCTGATATATGGTAGTGGCCAACTTGCTCGCATGATGTACCTGGCGGGTTGTCCTCTCGGAATTTATATCAATGCTGTAGATGTTGTAAAAGAACAGGTTGTTGATCCTGTCACCAAAGAGCCTCGTTCCATGACATTGGAACAGGCCATTGAAGATGCCGATGCAATTACCGTCGAGTTTGAACACATTCCAGAACACTTACTGGAAAAAGCAGCTCAGACAGGCAAATTGCGCCCAGGCATTGATGCCATCCTCGCCGGAGCTGATAGGGTTAGAGAAAAACGGCTACTGGACAAGTTGGGTGTTCCCAACTGCCCTCATCTTATCATTGATGATGTACAGCAATTACCCAACGCCGTTACGCAACTCGGTGACAAGATCATTCTGAAAGCCAGTCGCGATGGCTACGATGGCTATGGGCAATGGCGTATTCAATCCGCTTCCGATCTTCAAAAAGTCACCGAAGAGTTAGCGCAGTTGGATCTAAAGTCCGTTCCACTGATTGCAGAGAAAATGATGCAATTTCAACGGGAATTATCTTTGGTTGGTACACGTAGCGAAAACGGCAATTTTGAATTTTATCCCTTGGTTGAAAACCGCCATCATCAAGGGCAATTGCACCTCACGATTGCCCCCGCTCAGAACATCACCGATTCACTCACTGAACAAGCTCGCGATGCATTTTGCAAAATCGCAAACAAGCTGGGTTACATTGGTGTGCTAGCCGTTGAATTCTTTCAGGTAGATGGTCAACTTTTGGTAAACGAGATTGCACCTCGTGTGCATAACTCCGGTCACTGGAGTATGCAAGGAGCAGATACCTGCCAATTCGAAAACCATTTGCGTGCTGTCTGTAATTTGCCCATTGGTGATGTATCAACACATGCTTATTCTGCAATGGTCAACATTATTGGAGCTGGAAGCTTCTCAAGAGATATGTTGGCAATTCCGGGATGTCATCTGCACTGGTATGGCAAAGAGGCTCGAGCCAAGCGCAAGTTAGGCCACTTTAACTTGAATGCCCCTAGCTATCAGGTGCTAGGGCAAAGGTTAGAAAGCCTCTCCAGGCATCTTCCTGAAGAAGCATTCCCGCTTTTGAAGCCCGCAATAAAAGAGCTAAGTATTTAG
- the rplA gene encoding 50S ribosomal protein L1 — protein MAKLTKRMRTIREKVDATKDYEINEAIALLKELATAKFAESMDVAVNLGIDARKSDQNVRGATVLPHGTGKDVRVAVFTQGAAAEAAKAAGADVVGMEDLAEQVKKGEMNFDVVVASPDAMRVVGQLGQILGPRGLMPNPKTGTVTPDVVTAVKNAKAGQVRYRNDKNGIIHASIGKASFEPKQIQENLEALLDALKKAKPSSAKGSYFKKISLSTTMGAGVSVDQSSLAV, from the coding sequence ATGGCAAAGCTAACTAAACGTATGCGTACTATCCGTGAAAAGGTAGATGCAACTAAAGATTATGAAATCAATGAAGCTATTGCATTATTGAAAGAATTGGCAACCGCCAAGTTCGCTGAAAGCATGGATGTTGCAGTAAACCTGGGCATCGACGCTCGTAAATCTGACCAAAACGTTCGTGGTGCAACAGTATTGCCTCACGGTACTGGTAAAGATGTGCGCGTAGCGGTATTTACTCAGGGCGCTGCTGCCGAAGCTGCTAAAGCAGCGGGTGCTGACGTAGTCGGTATGGAAGATTTGGCTGAGCAAGTCAAAAAAGGCGAAATGAACTTCGATGTTGTTGTTGCTTCTCCTGATGCAATGCGCGTTGTGGGTCAATTAGGCCAAATCCTTGGCCCTCGTGGCCTTATGCCTAACCCTAAAACTGGCACTGTTACTCCTGATGTTGTAACTGCGGTTAAGAATGCAAAAGCGGGTCAGGTTCGTTACCGTAACGATAAGAACGGTATCATCCACGCTAGCATCGGTAAGGCATCTTTTGAACCTAAGCAAATCCAGGAAAACCTGGAAGCATTGTTGGACGCGCTTAAGAAAGCCAAGCCTTCAAGTGCAAAAGGTTCTTACTTTAAGAAAATCAGCCTGAGCACCACTATGGGTGCAGGCGTATCTGTCGACCAAAGTTCGTTGGCAGTTTAA
- the purE gene encoding 5-(carboxyamino)imidazole ribonucleotide mutase, translating into MSKVAIVMGSQSDWPTMQHAAQMLQSLSVEYVARVVSAHRTPNLLTEFAESAADNGFEVIIAGAGGAAHLPGMIAAHTHLPVLGVPVSSKNLKGLDSLLSIVQMPKGVAVGTLAIGDAGAANAGLLAAQILATHDKDLAQRIIQMRKEQTEKVLQNAELEPIE; encoded by the coding sequence ATGTCTAAAGTAGCCATAGTCATGGGTTCACAATCCGATTGGCCCACAATGCAACACGCAGCACAAATGTTGCAAAGCTTATCGGTGGAGTACGTGGCTCGTGTCGTGTCGGCTCACCGCACACCAAACTTGCTGACCGAGTTTGCCGAAAGCGCCGCAGACAACGGATTTGAAGTAATCATTGCAGGCGCTGGTGGTGCTGCACATCTACCCGGTATGATTGCCGCTCATACTCATTTGCCCGTTTTGGGCGTTCCCGTCAGTTCCAAAAACCTAAAGGGGCTGGATTCCCTTCTTTCTATTGTACAAATGCCTAAAGGGGTTGCGGTTGGCACCTTAGCCATTGGTGATGCCGGCGCTGCAAACGCAGGTTTATTGGCAGCACAAATTCTGGCGACCCATGATAAAGATCTGGCTCAACGCATTATTCAAATGCGTAAGGAGCAAACAGAAAAAGTTCTTCAAAACGCAGAATTGGAGCCTATCGAATGA
- a CDS encoding zinc transporter ZntB encodes MSEGLLWGFKRSTENGLQPINELSELKVGDHTNSLIWLHFRSDSPDTLEHLEALGISQDVIEVLCAEATRPRFIESSKGQVIFLRAINKNENADAEDMVSLRIWLHENIVITTRRKERGLLSTVRIKTLFEEGQGPESATELVCELVSTITQIIGEVVEELDDKLSECEEIADTGDSNQLEIVQIRRQCAKLRRFLAPQREALKDLYRSSKGFADAEQIQLREQFDSMTRHVEELELIKERALVLHDEQKQHIAEQQTTRLYVLSLVTAVFLPLSFLTGVFGMNVAGLPGLENPESFFYLMTGMGIIAVVVLLLMRLSKWF; translated from the coding sequence ATGTCCGAAGGATTACTTTGGGGATTTAAACGAAGTACCGAAAATGGATTGCAACCGATTAATGAGCTGAGTGAACTCAAGGTTGGAGATCACACAAACAGTCTTATCTGGTTGCACTTCAGGAGTGATAGCCCTGACACCCTTGAGCATTTAGAAGCTTTAGGCATTAGTCAGGATGTCATTGAGGTCTTGTGTGCTGAAGCAACTCGACCACGCTTTATTGAAAGCTCCAAGGGGCAAGTCATCTTTCTGCGAGCCATTAACAAGAATGAAAATGCCGATGCAGAAGACATGGTGTCGCTACGTATCTGGTTGCACGAAAATATTGTTATCACGACCCGGAGAAAAGAACGAGGTTTACTCTCAACAGTTAGAATTAAAACCCTGTTTGAAGAAGGTCAAGGCCCGGAAAGCGCTACAGAACTGGTATGTGAGTTAGTCAGCACTATCACTCAGATCATTGGAGAAGTTGTAGAGGAACTGGATGACAAGCTTTCTGAATGTGAAGAAATCGCAGATACCGGTGATTCAAACCAACTTGAGATTGTTCAGATCCGCAGGCAATGTGCCAAGTTACGTCGATTTCTTGCACCACAAAGGGAAGCACTTAAAGATCTCTACCGAAGCAGTAAAGGCTTTGCAGATGCCGAGCAAATCCAACTGCGCGAACAATTTGATTCCATGACCAGACATGTTGAGGAGTTAGAATTAATTAAAGAGCGAGCCTTGGTGCTACACGATGAGCAAAAACAACATATTGCAGAGCAGCAAACAACTCGCCTGTACGTGCTATCTCTGGTCACAGCAGTATTTCTTCCGCTTTCATTCCTGACAGGCGTGTTTGGTATGAATGTGGCTGGGTTACCGGGGTTAGAGAATCCAGAATCCTTTTTTTATTTAATGACTGGGATGGGAATTATCGCTGTGGTTGTATTGCTATTGATGCGGTTAAGTAAATGGTTCTAG
- the rplJ gene encoding 50S ribosomal protein L10 → MALGLAAKKEIVAEVSNVASQALSVAVAEYRGMEVADLTALRVKAREQGVYLRVIRNTLAKRALADSKFADMDSALTGPLIYGFSMEAPGGAARLFKDFSKEKKDNKLKVTALSIGSGLLGPEKLDAVASLPTRDEALAKLLATFKAPVGKFVRTINEVPTKFVRVLAAIKDTK, encoded by the coding sequence GTGGCATTAGGTTTAGCAGCAAAAAAAGAGATCGTTGCTGAAGTAAGCAACGTAGCGTCTCAAGCGCTATCCGTCGCCGTCGCTGAATATCGCGGAATGGAAGTAGCAGACTTGACTGCTCTGCGTGTTAAGGCTCGTGAGCAAGGTGTATATCTGAGAGTTATCAGAAACACTTTGGCAAAACGCGCTTTAGCCGACAGTAAGTTCGCTGATATGGACAGTGCTTTAACTGGTCCACTTATCTATGGCTTCTCTATGGAAGCTCCAGGTGGTGCGGCTCGTCTTTTCAAAGATTTTTCGAAAGAAAAGAAAGACAACAAGTTAAAAGTAACAGCATTGTCAATCGGTAGTGGCTTACTTGGTCCAGAAAAGTTAGATGCGGTTGCATCACTTCCGACTCGCGACGAAGCTCTGGCAAAACTTCTTGCTACCTTCAAAGCACCTGTTGGCAAATTTGTTCGTACTATCAACGAAGTACCTACCAAATTTGTTCGCGTGCTGGCGGCTATCAAAGACACTAAATAA
- the nusG gene encoding transcription termination/antitermination protein NusG, with the protein MSEKRWYVVQAFSGYEGRVKKTLEEHIKMHEMQEYFGEILVPTEEVVEMRAGQKRKSERKFFPGYVLVEMEMNDDSWHLVKSVPRVLGFIGGTTDRPAPISKREADAILNRLEESVDKPKPKTLFEPGEVVRVTDGPFADFNGVVEEVDYEKNRLKVSVLIFGRSTPVELEFSQVEKG; encoded by the coding sequence ATGTCAGAAAAACGTTGGTACGTTGTACAAGCTTTCTCAGGCTATGAAGGCAGAGTTAAGAAAACTCTTGAAGAACACATCAAAATGCACGAGATGCAAGAGTACTTCGGAGAAATCCTTGTACCTACTGAAGAAGTCGTAGAAATGCGTGCCGGTCAAAAGCGTAAGAGCGAACGCAAGTTTTTCCCAGGCTATGTATTGGTTGAAATGGAAATGAACGATGACTCATGGCACTTGGTGAAAAGTGTTCCTCGAGTTCTTGGTTTCATTGGTGGTACAACGGATCGCCCTGCACCAATCAGCAAGCGCGAAGCTGACGCTATCTTGAATCGTCTTGAAGAGTCGGTTGATAAGCCAAAGCCAAAAACATTGTTCGAGCCGGGCGAAGTGGTTCGTGTTACCGATGGTCCTTTTGCAGACTTCAATGGTGTAGTCGAAGAAGTCGACTACGAGAAGAACCGTTTGAAAGTCTCTGTTTTGATCTTTGGCCGTTCTACTCCTGTTGAGCTAGAGTTCAGTCAGGTAGAGAAGGGGTAA
- the secE gene encoding preprotein translocase subunit SecE has translation MSENAANNAGSFDMFKWLLVIVLLTAAVGGNYYFDQASVLIRAVGVVVAVIVALLIASKTGKGTQFVNFASEARIEVRKVVWPTRQETTQTTMIVMVATFVMALLLWGLDGIAVRVVSFITGVGI, from the coding sequence ATGAGTGAGAATGCGGCCAACAATGCTGGTTCATTTGACATGTTCAAATGGTTACTGGTGATTGTGTTACTTACTGCTGCGGTAGGCGGTAATTATTATTTTGATCAGGCATCAGTATTAATCCGGGCAGTCGGTGTTGTTGTTGCTGTAATCGTAGCTTTACTTATCGCATCGAAAACAGGTAAAGGAACGCAATTTGTGAATTTTGCTTCTGAAGCCCGCATCGAAGTACGCAAAGTTGTTTGGCCCACTCGCCAGGAAACCACTCAAACGACTATGATTGTTATGGTAGCGACCTTTGTCATGGCTCTGTTGTTGTGGGGTTTAGATGGCATTGCTGTTCGCGTGGTTTCATTTATCACAGGAGTGGGTATCTAA
- the trxA gene encoding thioredoxin, whose protein sequence is MENIINITPENFQQIILEASQEKLIMVDFWADWCEPCKSLIPILEKLAAQYSNDLILAKVNCDEQQAISMQFGVRNLPTVIFVKDGQPVDGFAGLHTEQQIREMLEKHLPSQDDALYQQALMLCHEKNFSDAFTAAKQAHELAPERADIKILLAGINVELGKIEQAKELISTIGLVDQDAQYQAVLSKIELAEQAADTPEIQALQKMLEDDPDNMETKVSLAVQLHQANRSGEALDLLFQVLRKDLNFGEAKKFALDIINALPEGDELASKFRRKIYSLMY, encoded by the coding sequence ATGGAAAATATTATTAATATCACCCCAGAAAATTTTCAGCAGATCATATTAGAAGCTTCTCAGGAAAAACTGATCATGGTCGACTTCTGGGCTGATTGGTGTGAGCCCTGCAAATCGCTGATCCCCATTCTGGAAAAACTGGCTGCGCAATATTCCAATGACTTGATACTGGCAAAAGTGAATTGTGACGAGCAACAAGCTATTTCCATGCAATTTGGCGTGCGCAATTTACCGACAGTTATCTTTGTAAAAGACGGCCAGCCTGTCGATGGTTTTGCAGGTCTGCATACAGAGCAGCAAATTCGTGAAATGTTAGAAAAACACCTTCCTTCTCAGGACGATGCCTTATATCAACAAGCCTTAATGCTTTGTCATGAGAAAAACTTTAGCGATGCTTTTACCGCGGCCAAGCAAGCTCATGAGCTTGCCCCAGAACGCGCCGATATCAAAATACTACTGGCGGGCATCAATGTTGAGTTAGGTAAAATTGAGCAAGCTAAAGAATTGATCTCAACCATCGGGCTTGTGGATCAGGATGCTCAATATCAAGCCGTGTTGAGTAAGATTGAACTTGCAGAACAAGCGGCTGATACTCCAGAGATCCAAGCACTGCAAAAAATGTTGGAAGACGATCCTGACAACATGGAAACCAAAGTATCTCTCGCCGTGCAACTGCATCAAGCAAACCGTAGTGGGGAAGCGCTAGACTTGTTATTTCAGGTGTTAAGAAAAGACCTGAACTTTGGTGAAGCCAAGAAATTCGCTTTAGATATTATCAACGCACTACCAGAAGGCGATGAATTGGCATCCAAATTCAGACGTAAAATTTACAGTTTAATGTACTAG
- a CDS encoding substrate-binding periplasmic protein — MYRFLFVFWFWATLFCYGAYAETLEVVTEETPPLQYMVDGELRGRSTEIVRDVLATAGLEANFKVYPWARAYNIAKNNKNTLIYSILRTQNRERHFAWIGAIGHFKLGFVHLSDRTDIKLKTFDDVKKWRLGVIREDFTQQYFIDLGFKEDENFILRGTLKELVNLMFSRKIDLFVGDLTLIHPLAKAYGFDETQLSVQFFPEDFDRDVYLAANINTDKAVVDALTKALEEVRARPEYINGFKRSLPEQDRGRLRVLDRYK; from the coding sequence ATGTATCGATTTTTATTCGTTTTTTGGTTTTGGGCTACGTTATTTTGCTATGGAGCTTATGCTGAGACTTTGGAGGTTGTTACCGAAGAAACACCTCCATTGCAGTATATGGTTGACGGGGAATTGCGTGGCAGAAGCACCGAAATTGTCAGAGATGTATTAGCAACAGCAGGGTTAGAAGCGAACTTTAAAGTTTATCCTTGGGCTAGAGCTTACAATATTGCCAAGAACAATAAAAATACTCTGATTTACTCTATTTTAAGAACTCAAAATCGCGAAAGACATTTCGCCTGGATTGGGGCTATTGGTCACTTTAAGCTGGGTTTCGTTCATCTTTCAGATCGAACAGACATAAAACTAAAAACATTTGATGATGTTAAAAAATGGCGTTTAGGGGTAATCAGGGAGGATTTTACTCAACAGTATTTTATTGATCTGGGGTTTAAAGAAGATGAAAATTTCATTTTACGAGGTACTCTGAAAGAGCTTGTGAACCTGATGTTCAGCCGTAAAATTGATTTATTTGTTGGAGATCTGACACTCATTCATCCCCTTGCTAAAGCCTATGGTTTTGATGAAACACAATTGTCCGTACAGTTTTTCCCGGAAGATTTTGATCGCGATGTTTACCTTGCTGCGAACATTAACACTGATAAAGCGGTCGTTGACGCTTTAACAAAGGCGTTAGAGGAAGTGCGAGCTAGACCTGAATATATCAACGGCTTTAAACGTAGCCTGCCAGAACAAGATCGTGGTCGTTTACGGGTTCTTGACAGGTATAAGTAA